One segment of Candidatus Thermoplasmatota archaeon DNA contains the following:
- a CDS encoding 50S ribosomal protein L23 — translation MVKGSEFEILLHPYVTEKTMTGIDGTAKQDLRDGNRLEFIVKRSATKREIREAFESLFEVKVEKVNTKIRKDGKHAVIKLKEGYSAKDVGDRIGVF, via the coding sequence ATGGTGAAGGGTAGCGAGTTCGAGATCCTCCTGCATCCCTACGTCACAGAGAAGACTATGACTGGCATCGACGGCACGGCGAAGCAGGACCTCAGGGATGGGAACAGGCTCGAGTTCATTGTTAAGAGATCCGCGACCAAGAGGGAGATTAGGGAGGCTTTTGAAAGCCTCTTCGAAGTCAAGGTGGAGAAGGTCAACACGAAGATAAGAAAGGATGGGAAGCACGCCGTGATAAAGCTCAAGGAAGGCTACTCTGCGAAGGACGTCGGTGACAGGATTGGAGTGTTCTGA
- the rpl4p gene encoding 50S ribosomal protein L4: protein MAKKKDNEVNVYSVEGEVVRTIELPEVFMTSIRTDLIRRAVVSAQANRRQSYGPSPRSGMRHAVSTWGKGRGVSRVQRMTGQRTGAQSPGTVGGRKAHPPRPEHDWSKKINRKERAMARASALAATKDAGLVVKRGHVFEADLTLPVVVEDDIEVLKTTQEATELLQSIKVYDDVLRASKKKIRAGRGKMRSRRYRRPRSVLVALSSSSESSRAFTNIPGVDVSTSKHLNTEILAPGGEPGRLVLFSESALEELRAW, encoded by the coding sequence ATGGCTAAGAAGAAGGACAACGAAGTGAATGTCTACTCGGTCGAGGGGGAAGTAGTCAGAACCATCGAACTTCCAGAAGTATTCATGACCAGCATCAGGACGGATCTCATACGGAGAGCCGTGGTCTCGGCCCAGGCCAACAGGCGGCAGTCATACGGTCCGAGTCCCAGGTCGGGCATGAGACATGCGGTCTCCACGTGGGGAAAGGGTCGAGGAGTCTCTCGCGTCCAGAGAATGACAGGGCAGCGCACGGGGGCGCAGTCTCCGGGCACTGTTGGGGGCAGGAAAGCGCATCCGCCAAGACCCGAGCATGACTGGTCAAAGAAGATAAACAGGAAGGAGAGAGCGATGGCAAGGGCATCGGCTCTCGCCGCGACCAAGGACGCCGGGCTCGTGGTGAAGCGCGGACATGTTTTCGAAGCTGATCTGACGCTTCCAGTAGTTGTTGAGGACGACATCGAGGTCCTGAAGACGACACAGGAAGCCACAGAGCTTCTACAATCTATCAAGGTCTATGATGATGTGCTCCGTGCAAGCAAGAAGAAGATCCGGGCGGGCCGCGGAAAGATGAGGTCGAGGAGGTACAGACGGCCCCGGAGCGTACTCGTTGCCCTCTCATCCAGCTCAGAATCGAGCCGTGCATTCACAAACATACCGGGCGTGGATGTCTCCACCTCGAAGCACTTGAACACTGAGATTCTAGCTCCAGGAGGAGAACCGGGAAGGCTCGTCCTCTTCAGTGAGAGCGCTCTGGAGGAGTTGAGAGCATGGTGA
- a CDS encoding 50S ribosomal protein L3, which yields MPKRHRPRHGSMGYSPRKRAASEIPKFSSWPDISDGPRVQGFAGYKAGMTHALVVDYRKSSTTSGQEVQVPVTVIEVPPMKVAAVRLYKDTPYGLKTVTEIWSQKLDKHLRKRLPVPKKYDTDKAWKEVDPVKVDEVRVLVYTQPYLVTGVPKKSPEIMENRIGGGTIEERLEYAKTIIGKDLDIQDFTREGDVIDVAAVTKGKGFGGHHKRWGTKLLSHKDSKKRRGVGTTGTFRPGYTRPTVPQAGQVGYHQRTEYNKRVLKIGENGERITPEGGFLSYGAVRNGYILLHGSVPGPTKRLVRLRNAIRPTFSPVDKVDLEYISTTSKQGA from the coding sequence ATGCCGAAAAGACACAGGCCCAGACATGGCTCCATGGGGTATTCTCCCCGTAAGCGGGCCGCGAGTGAGATCCCGAAATTCTCATCTTGGCCCGATATCAGCGATGGCCCCAGAGTCCAAGGGTTCGCAGGATACAAGGCTGGAATGACTCATGCGCTTGTCGTGGACTACAGGAAATCGAGCACGACCAGTGGTCAGGAGGTTCAAGTCCCTGTCACGGTTATCGAGGTCCCTCCGATGAAGGTCGCTGCCGTACGATTGTACAAGGACACGCCTTACGGACTTAAAACAGTCACCGAAATCTGGTCCCAGAAGCTTGACAAGCATCTCAGGAAGAGGCTCCCAGTACCGAAGAAGTACGATACCGACAAGGCGTGGAAGGAGGTTGACCCAGTCAAGGTGGATGAGGTCAGAGTGCTTGTGTACACTCAGCCATATCTGGTCACAGGTGTTCCCAAGAAATCGCCTGAGATCATGGAGAACAGAATCGGTGGAGGGACGATTGAGGAGAGGCTTGAGTACGCGAAGACCATCATTGGGAAGGATCTCGATATCCAGGATTTCACCCGAGAAGGGGATGTCATTGATGTCGCAGCGGTAACGAAGGGCAAGGGCTTCGGTGGTCATCACAAGAGATGGGGAACGAAGCTCCTCTCGCACAAGGACAGCAAGAAGCGAAGAGGCGTCGGAACGACCGGGACGTTCAGACCGGGGTATACGAGGCCTACCGTTCCGCAAGCTGGACAGGTTGGATATCACCAGAGGACAGAGTACAATAAAAGGGTCCTTAAGATAGGGGAGAACGGAGAGAGAATCACGCCCGAAGGAGGATTCCTTTCGTACGGCGCTGTGAGGAACGGCTACATCCTCCTTCACGGTTCGGTCCCCGGTCCGACGAAGAGACTGGTAAGACTGAGGAACGCAATAAGGCCAACCTTTTCACCGGTTGACAAGGTTGATCTTGAATACATATCAACAACATCGAAGCAGGGAGCTTGA